One region of Arvicola amphibius chromosome 3, mArvAmp1.2, whole genome shotgun sequence genomic DNA includes:
- the Ankrd34b gene encoding ankyrin repeat domain-containing protein 34B codes for MDEGTEVSTDGNSLIKAVHQSRLRLTRLLLEGGAYINESNDRGETPLMIACKTKHIDQQSVGRAKMVKYLLENSADPNIQDKSGKSALMHACLERAGPEVVSLLLKSGADLSLQDHSGFSALVYAINAEDRDTLKVLLSACQAKGKEVIIITTAKSPSGRHTTQQYLNMPPADMDGSHPPVTPSEIDIKTASMPLSYSSETDLTLFGFKDKEFSGNSDNTWDPDSPRRKSVMTPNGPKLSQVGPAWIKNPPSLKHQARVASLQEELQDITPEEEIAYKTNALALSKRFITRHQSIDVKDTAHLLRAFDQVNSRKTSYDELNYHSLFPEGNQPCTEVPADQDPDPNQTLFASTLRSIVQKRNSGASHYSSDSQLSDGVPPPNTEEGKAGKKKIFAPSPSLPKELMETGPPGPLSRRNHAVLERRGSGAFPMDHSLGQSRPGFLPPLNVNPHPPITDVGVNSKICSLLSCGQKALMPTVPSFPKEFKNKKMLLRRQSLQTEQIKQLVNF; via the coding sequence ATGGATGAAGGCACAGAAGTTTCGACTGATGGAAATTCCTTGATCAAGGCTGTGCATCAGAGCCGGCTTCGCCTCACCAGACTTTTGCTAGAAGGAGGTGCCTACATCAATGAGAGCAATGACCGTGGAGAAACACCTTTAATGATTGCTTGTAAGACCAAGCACATCGACCAGCAGAGCGTCGGTAGAGCCAAGATGGTTAAATACCTTCTAGAGAACAGTGCTGACCCCAACATCCAGGACAAATCTGGGAAAAGCGCTCTGATGCACGCATGCTTAGAAAGAGCTGGCCCGGAGGTGGTTTCCTTGCTCCTCAAGAGTGGGGCGGACCTCAGCTTGCAGGACCATTCTGGTTTTTCAGCTCTGGTTTATGCTATAAATGCAGAAGACAGAGATACCCTGAAAGTCCTTCTTAGTGCTTGCCAGGCTAAAGGGAAAGAGGTCATCATCATAACGACAGCAAAGTCACCCTCTGGGAGGCACACCACTCAGCAGTACCTCAACATGCCTCCTGCAGACATGGATGGGAGCCATCCGCCAGTCACACCATCAGAAATTGACATCAAAACTGCCTCGATGCCACTCTCATATTCTTCGGAGACAGACCTGACACTTTTTGGTTTTAAAGATAAGGAGTTTTCTGGAAACAGTGATAATACCTGGGACCCGGACTCTCCTCGACGGAAGTCTGTGATGACCCCTAACGGGCCCAAGCTATCCCAAGTTGGGCCAGCCTGGATCAAGAATCCCCCATCATTAAAGCACCAGGCCCGAGTGGCCTCCTTGCAAGAGGAGCTCCAAGATATCACACCAGAGGAAGAAATAGCTTACAAGACCAACGCGCTGGCGCTGTCCAAGCGCTTTATCACCAGGCATCAGAGCATCGATGTTAAAGACACCGCACACTTGCTCAGGGCCTTTGACCAGGTCAACTCAAGGAAGACGTCATATGATGAACTAAATTACCACTCTTTGTTTCCGGAAGGAAACCAGCCATGCACGGAAGTTCCCGCGGACCAGGACCCAGACCCTAACCAGACCCTCTTCGCCTCCACTTTAAGAAGTATAGTTCAAAAGCGAAACTCGGGGGCCAGTCACTACAGCTCCGATTCTCAGCTCTCAGACGGTGTTCCGCCTCCGAACACAGAGGAAGGCAAAGCTGGAAAGAAAAAGATCTTTGCGCCATCTCCTTCCTTGCCCAAAGAATTAATGGAGACTGGCCCTCCGGGCCCCCTGAGCAGGAGGAACCACGCGGTTTTAGAAAGGCGGGGTTCTGGAGCGTTCCCCATGGATCACAGCCTCGGGCAGAGTAGACCCGGCTTTCTGCCGCCCTTAAATGTAAATCCTCACCCTCCTATAACAGACGTCGGTGTCAACAGCAAGATctgcagcctgctttcttgtggCCAAAAAGCGCTTATGCCAACTGTTCCTAGTTTCCCGAAggaattcaaaaacaaaaagatgttgtTAAGACGACAGTCTCTGCAGACAGAACAAATTAAGCAGTTAGTAAATTTTTAA